In a genomic window of Telopea speciosissima isolate NSW1024214 ecotype Mountain lineage chromosome 5, Tspe_v1, whole genome shotgun sequence:
- the LOC122662450 gene encoding beta-ureidopropionase, which produces MDREEAVGTQNGEVKEEKKIVKDGSICGFDSLHRLLSSSLEPHVFQEVSRVLLGLNCGRALESLTLPDPVVSLSSKHDFDLQAFSFGADKESLREPRIVRVGIIQNSAALPTTATFLDQKSAILQKLKPIIDAAGASGVNILCLQEAWTMPFAFCTREKRWCEFAEPIDGESTQFLQDFARKYNMVIISPILERDINHGETIWNTAVIIGNHGNIIGKHRKNHIPRVGDFNESTYYMEGNTGHPVFETAFGKIAVNICYGRHHPLNWLAFGLNGAEIVFNPSATVGELSEPMWPIEARNAAIANSYFVASINRVGTETFPNPFTSGDGKPQHSDFGHFYGSSHFSAPDASCTPSLSRYRDGLMISDMDLNLCRQLKDKWGFRMTGRYDMYAKMLSRYVKHDFEPQVIVDPLFKKNPSNDAGRKK; this is translated from the exons ATGGATAGAGAAGAAGCAGTTGGAACTCAAAATGGAGAagtgaaagaggagaagaagatcgTCAAGGACGGCTCCATCTGTGGCTTTGACTCTCTCCATCGTCTCTTAAGTTCCTCCCTTGAACCCCACGTCTTCCAG GAAGTCAGCCGCGTGCTTTTAGGTCTCAACTGTGGCAGAGCTCTTGAGTCTCTTACTCTTCCAGATCctgttgtttctctttcttcaaaacATGATTTCGATTTGCAG GCTTTTAGCTTTGGTGCTGACAAAGAGTCATTGCGAGAACCTCGAATAGTTCGTGTTGGAATTATTCAGAATTCCGCAGCTCTTCCAACAACTGCGACCTTTTTGGACCAAAAGAGTGCCATTTTGCAGAAACTGAAGCCAATCATTGATGCTGCAGGTGCTTCTGGGGTTAATATATTATGCCTGCAA GAAGCCTGGACAATGCCGTTTGCATTTTGTACTAGAGAGAAGAGGTGGTGTGAGTTCGCAGAGCCCATTGATGGGGAATCAACCCAATTTCTTCAGGATTTTGCACGAAAATATAACATGGTCATTATCAGTCCAATTCTTGAGAGGGATATCAACCATGGGGAGACCATCTGGAATACTGCTGTTATAATTGGAAATCATGGTAACATAATTGGCAAGCATCGAAAG AATCATATACCTAGAGTTGGGGATTTCAATGAGAGCACATATTACATGGAAGGGAACACTGGCCATCCTGTGTTTGAAACAGCGTTCGGGAAGATTGCTGTTAACATCTGTTATGGAAGGCACCATCCTTTGAATTGGTTGGCATTTGGTTTGAACGGTGCCGAGATTGTCTTTAATCCCTCTGCTACTGTAGGAGAACTCAGTGAACCAATGTGGCCTATTGAG GCTCGTAATGCTGCAATAGCAAACAGTTACTTTGTGGCATCTATTAATCGCGTTGGAACTGAGACCTTCCCCAATCCATTCACCTCGGGTGATGGGAAGCCTCAACATTCAGATTTCGGACATTTCTATGGATCAAGCCATTTTTCAGCTCCAGATGCTTCTTGCACACCATCTCTATCGCGTTACAGGGATGGGTTGATGATATCAGACATGGACCTCAATCTCTGTAGGCAGCTGAAAGACAAGTGGGGATTTCGAATGACTGGTCGGTATGACATGTATGCAAAGATGCTATCTCGGTATGTGAAGCATGACTTTGAGCCCCAAGTAATTGTTGATCCCCTGTTCAAGAAGAACCCTTCTAATGATGCAGgtagaaaaaaataa
- the LOC122660914 gene encoding uncharacterized protein LOC122660914 codes for MERNGDGDEENLQRAPTRVRSRPDPFLIVCKCFSVVVALTAFLCIAVNILSAVRSFKNGSDVFDGIFRCYTVVIAFFVVLAETEWGFIIKFSKILEYWAGRGMLQIFVAVMTRAFPDTSGKRKDLVLLQNIASYLLLACGVVYFISGILCIGFLKRARQNKEVSREQAAKDLEELERRREELEALLVQERV; via the exons ATGGAGAGAAACGGAGACGGAGATGAAGAGAACTTGCAGAGAGCTCCTACAAGGGTTAGGTCAAGACCAGACCCTTTCTTGATCGTCTGCAAATGTTTCAGCGTCGTGGTTGCCTTAACGGCCTTTCTCTGTATTGCTGTTAATATTCTCTCTGCCGTCAGATCTTTCAAGAATGGATCCGAT GTTTTCGATGGGATTTTCCGCTGCTATACTGTTGTTATTGCGTTTTTTGTCGTTCTCGCAGAAACCGAATGGGGATTCATTATCAAGTTCTCGAAA ATATTGGAGTATTGGGCTGGTAGAGGCATGCTGCAAATCTT TGTAGCTGTCATGACAAGAGCTTTCCCTGATACTAGTGGAAAGCGGAAAGATCTAGTGCTGCTTCAAAATATAGCAAGCTATCTGCTCCTTGCATGTGGTGTGGTCTATTTTATTTCG GGTATCCTTTGCATTGGTTTTCTTAAACGTGCTCGCCAGAACAAAGAAGTTTCAAGAGAGCAAGCAGCTAAAGATCTGGAG GAATTGGAGCGGCGAAGAGAGGAGCTTGAAGCATTGCTGGTCCAGGAAAGGGTTTGA